Genomic window (Dolosigranulum savutiense):
GCGCAAGCTCTCACGATCATTTTTAAAATTATATGCCAACATCTTAACGGCAACTTGGCGATCCAAAATCAAATCATACGCCAAAAAAACCTCTGCCATTCCACCCGAACCAAGCAGTCGCTTCACTTCATAGCGTCCATTAATTCGCTGTCCTGTTTCCAATTAACTCCCTCCTTCCTGCATCTGATCCATATCCATTAAGACAATTGAGATATTATCATTTGAGCCATTTTTATACGATTGATCAATTAATGCTTGTGACTTAGCAGCATTTGAACACGTCTCTTGATTCAAGATTGACAAAATCTCACTATCAGACAAATTATTCGACAAGCCATCCGAACATAAAAATAAATAACGGATGTCTGTTAACTCTTTTTGAAATAAATCAACTTCAATCGGTCGCCCCACACCGAGAGAACGCGTCAGCATATGGCGTTGTTGATGATTCAATTCTTCTTGTTTCGTGATCTCCCCGCGTAAAAAAAGTTCATGCGCATATGAATGATCTTCTGTAATTTGTTCAACTTGATGCTGGCGATTAACTATATAAGCGCGACTATCGCCCACATTGGCAATTATAATGGTATGTTTCAAACAAAACATGGCTACTAATGTTGTCCCCATACCGGTTAAATCAGGTTGTTCTTGACCTGCTTGATAAATTTCGGCGTTTACTCGGTTAATGCTTGTAGTAATCCAGCTAGTCAGCTCATCTTGATTCGAAATTTCAGTTATTTTCCATAAGTCACCCAATTGCTCAACGGCCTGTCGACTCGCCACTTCACCACCATTATGGCCCCCCATTCCATCACATAAAACAGCCATTACTTGCTGCTTACGATTCATAAAGACAGCCGCATAATCCTCATTCGATAAGCGGTTACCGATGAAAGAATCAATTTGTATCCCCATTATAATCACCTCTATTTCTTTCTATGATGTTATTTTCTCTAGTGCTGCAATGAAAAATCCATCGCTCTCAAACTGATGTGGCAAAATCGTTACCATTCCTTCATTCACCAATACTTGATGCTCTACCTTAATCGGAGACAATTGAAAATTCGGATGCTCCTTTAAGAACGTTGCTATCACAGCTTCATTTTCTTCTTTCAGAATTGTACAGGTCGCATACACTAGTCGACCGCCAACCTTTAAAGCTTTGGCAGCTGCCGTCAAAATATCCAATTGGCGCTCAGCTAATTCTTGGCTCGTATGGGCTGATTTTTGAAAACGAATATCTGGTTTACGTCGCAGTAACCCAATTCCTGAACAGGGTGCATCC
Coding sequences:
- a CDS encoding Stp1/IreP family PP2C-type Ser/Thr phosphatase — translated: MGIQIDSFIGNRLSNEDYAAVFMNRKQQVMAVLCDGMGGHNGGEVASRQAVEQLGDLWKITEISNQDELTSWITTSINRVNAEIYQAGQEQPDLTGMGTTLVAMFCLKHTIIIANVGDSRAYIVNRQHQVEQITEDHSYAHELFLRGEITKQEELNHQQRHMLTRSLGVGRPIEVDLFQKELTDIRYLFLCSDGLSNNLSDSEILSILNQETCSNAAKSQALIDQSYKNGSNDNISIVLMDMDQMQEGGS